Proteins found in one Alicyclobacillus cycloheptanicus genomic segment:
- a CDS encoding ABC transporter ATP-binding protein gives MTKAVETVSLTKRFDARLAVDDVHLTVPEGSIYGVVGANGAGKSTLLRLILGTLWPTRGEVRLFGEPLPRESASFRQRVHFVGADGEMLRSFRVHELARYSSLLYERWDAARCDRLFKALELPRDRTIRNLSTGMKMQLRLAIALSAHPDLPILDEPTNGLDPVVKRQFLQLIVQEAAGQGTTVLLATHLLEDVERIADGMAVLYQGRVLASGVIDDLKGRVRRYQAALPGGLPPAIEDDPAVSRVERKGQVFTITVEGDTADIEQRLRAAGAPFVEPIELELSDLFRYLMEKEGYSRDSVLLS, from the coding sequence GTGACCAAAGCGGTAGAAACCGTCAGTCTGACCAAACGGTTTGATGCGCGTCTCGCGGTGGATGACGTGCATCTCACAGTGCCGGAAGGGTCGATTTACGGGGTGGTTGGCGCAAACGGCGCAGGCAAGAGTACGCTGCTCCGGCTCATCCTGGGGACGTTGTGGCCCACCCGCGGGGAAGTTCGGCTGTTTGGCGAGCCCTTGCCGCGGGAGTCGGCGTCGTTTCGGCAGCGTGTGCACTTTGTCGGCGCGGACGGCGAGATGCTGCGGTCCTTTCGCGTGCACGAACTGGCCCGCTACTCGAGTTTGCTGTATGAACGCTGGGATGCAGCGCGCTGCGACCGATTGTTCAAGGCGCTCGAACTGCCGCGGGACCGGACCATTCGCAACCTGTCCACGGGCATGAAGATGCAGCTGCGCCTGGCCATTGCGTTGTCGGCGCACCCCGACCTGCCCATTCTGGATGAGCCGACGAATGGGCTTGACCCCGTCGTGAAACGGCAGTTTCTGCAGCTCATCGTACAGGAGGCGGCGGGGCAGGGGACGACGGTGCTGCTGGCGACGCACCTGCTGGAGGATGTGGAGCGCATCGCCGACGGGATGGCCGTCCTGTATCAAGGGCGTGTGCTTGCGTCCGGCGTGATCGACGACCTGAAAGGCCGCGTCCGCCGGTACCAGGCGGCCTTGCCGGGGGGGCTGCCGCCAGCCATCGAAGACGACCCTGCTGTGTCCCGGGTCGAGCGAAAGGGGCAGGTGTTCACCATTACCGTCGAAGGTGACACGGCAGACATCGAGCAGCGTCTGCGTGCCGCCGGTGCGCCGTTTGTGGAACCCATTGAACTGGAACTGTCGGACCTGTTCCGCTATTTGATGGAGAAGGAAGGGTACAGTCGTGACAGCGTTCTTCTCTCCTGA
- a CDS encoding GntR family transcriptional regulator, whose amino-acid sequence MWLQVNPRSPVPVYQQVVDGVKAAVAKGLLQPGERLPSVRELATEMTINHNTIAKAYQELERERVIEVVRGRGTFIALQPSVPNREERMLSMREEMRRLLVEAHHLHLSSDDVLQMFVQVVEEWRSQTGGVAGDQSGRNRQSDQTV is encoded by the coding sequence ATGTGGCTTCAGGTCAATCCGCGGTCGCCCGTACCGGTCTATCAACAAGTGGTGGACGGCGTGAAGGCGGCGGTGGCCAAGGGGCTGCTGCAGCCAGGCGAACGTTTGCCGTCCGTGCGCGAGTTGGCGACTGAAATGACCATCAACCACAACACCATCGCCAAGGCGTACCAGGAGCTGGAACGCGAGCGGGTGATTGAAGTGGTGCGCGGGCGCGGCACCTTCATTGCGCTGCAGCCGTCCGTGCCCAATCGGGAGGAGCGGATGCTGAGCATGCGCGAGGAGATGCGCCGCTTGCTGGTGGAAGCGCACCACTTGCACCTGTCGAGTGACGATGTGCTGCAGATGTTTGTGCAGGTGGTTGAAGAATGGCGATCGCAAACAGGAGGGGTAGCGGGTGACCAAAGCGGTAGAAACCGTCAGTCTGACCAAACGGTTTGA
- a CDS encoding MgtC/SapB family protein, which produces MPEWEWVLRLLVAGLLGAAIGAERKVHYKDAGLRTHFVVSIASALIMIVSKYGFFDLVNVHSMSIDPSRIAAQVVSGIGFLGAGLIIFRRNAITGLTTAAGIWATAGIGLAVGSGLYLISVAATAFVLIGLVALKKLEQRLVKQLDTITVTARQSEGVIARVRSVLVSAGVSIERVGVSVLEEHPNLMELEFSCRFRPDLDAGRVTDSLIQIEGVQAVDFASSRAAE; this is translated from the coding sequence TTCCGGAATGGGAGTGGGTTCTTCGGCTGCTGGTCGCCGGCTTGTTAGGTGCGGCGATTGGGGCCGAGCGCAAGGTCCACTATAAGGATGCCGGACTCCGGACGCATTTCGTGGTGAGCATTGCCAGTGCGCTCATCATGATTGTCTCCAAGTACGGCTTTTTCGATCTCGTCAACGTCCACTCGATGAGTATTGACCCGAGCCGAATCGCGGCGCAGGTCGTCAGCGGCATCGGCTTTCTCGGCGCAGGCCTCATCATTTTCCGGCGCAATGCCATCACGGGCCTCACGACGGCGGCGGGCATTTGGGCGACCGCCGGCATCGGTCTCGCGGTGGGCAGTGGTCTATATCTCATTTCCGTGGCCGCGACGGCGTTTGTGCTCATTGGCCTGGTGGCGTTGAAAAAGCTGGAGCAGCGACTGGTCAAGCAGCTCGATACCATCACGGTGACCGCGCGCCAAAGTGAAGGCGTCATTGCGAGGGTGCGGTCTGTGCTGGTGAGCGCTGGGGTGTCCATTGAACGCGTGGGTGTCAGTGTCTTGGAGGAGCACCCGAACCTGATGGAGCTGGAATTTTCCTGTCGTTTTCGCCCCGATCTCGATGCTGGCCGGGTCACGGATTCGTTGATTCAGATTGAAGGCGTGCAGGCCGTCGATTTCGCCTCCTCGCGGGCGGCGGAGTGA